A segment of the Sphingopyxis sp. OAS728 genome:
TGGTGACCAAGGATGTGCCCGAACGCGGCGTGGTCGGCGGAATTCCCGCGAAGCTGCTCTCCGACCAGGGATCCGACGGCTATATCAATCGCCTCGCCCCGCCCGAACTGCTCGCGGCCTGCGAGGGCGCGCTCTACGGATCGCGCGCGGCGAAGTCCGCCTGACCGGTCGCCTCACAAGCCCGAGAAGGTGAGGCCGACCGAGACGCGATTGTCCGAAAATTCCCGGCCCGGCGTCGCACCCCAGCTCGACTGGGTGCGGCGCTGGACGTCGACCCGCAGCGCCATCCGCTTGCTCACCAGATAGGAAGCGCTGCCGCGCCAGCTCCAGCGGTCGTCGCGCCGGTCAATATTGTTGAAATCGCGCTTTTCGAGCTCGCCGCCCGCGCTGAGGATCAGGTTGCGCAGCAGTTCGTAATCGGCCCGCAGCGTCATATTGGTCGCAAGATAGCCGGTCGCGCCGTTGACCCCCGTCTCGCGGATACCGCGGTCGACCGTGCCGGTAATCGTCACCAGCGGGGTGAGGAAATAGGCGAGTTCGCCGCGTACGAGAAAGCCCGAGACATCCTCGAACTCCGCCGGGCGATAATCCTGATGGAGATAGCCGAGCCGCAGCGCGCCGCGCGCCTTGCGGCCGATTTCGAAACTCGCACCCGCAGCGAGGTCGAAGCCGGTTGAATCGCGCGCCGCGACCGGACCGATGCGCTCGCGATAATCGCGCTTGTTGTATGAGCCGGCGACGAAGAGCGCGATGCTCGGGCTCAGCGCATATTCGCCGACCGCGCTGCCGGTGTAGGTCGTGTGATCGCGGAAATCCTGGTCGATCGGCGTGCCGTCGGGGGTCACGCTGTCGCTGAAGTTGCGGTTTTCGACATCGAGCACGCCGCGCACGCGCAGCCGGTTGAAGACATGCGTATAGGTCGCCGTCCCGCCGCTCTGTGTGAACCGGATCGGCCGATCCGCCTGCGTCGGGCTGTCGGGCGAGACACGTTCCTGGCTGTAGCGTCCGTTGCGCAGCATGATGTTCAGCGTGTTCGATCTGCTGATCGTGTAGAGCGCGCCGGCGTTGACCGAATATTGCGTGGCATTCTCGCTCGTCCGGCTGGCATAGCGCAGCAGGTCGAGCTCGCCGTCGAGCGACAATTTGAGGTTCGGCGAGGGGCGCACCAGCGAGACACGCGGCCGGATGCGCAGATATCCGTCGCCGATCCGGTCGTTTTCCTGCGCATAGAGATTGTCGTCATAGCCCGCGCCGATCGCCATCCGCGGCATCAGTTCGAGCACGCCCAGCTCGATGGGTTCGGGCGTGTAATCGGGACGGCGACGCTCGAGCACGGCGATATTGCGGTCGCGGCCGAAGCTGTTCTCGGTCGATACCGAGCCGAGCCCGTCGGTCGCATCCGACTGCTGGGCGTGCGCGGGCGCGGCGAAACCGCAGCTGCCAAGCAGCGCAAAGGTGATCGCGCGTTTCATCGGCGCGCCAGCGTCACGAGGACCGGCACATGGTCCGACCCGGTCGCCGGCAACCGGCGCGCCGAGACGAGCCCCCAATCGGGACCGGCGTAGAGCTGGTCGATCGGCAGCACAGGAAAAGCGCGCGGCCAGCTGGGCAGCGCACGCGTCATGCGGGTGAGTGGGGCGAGCGCGCGGTCCTGCCCACGCATCGCCGCGGCCCAAGGGGTCAGGTTCATGTCGCCTGCAACGATCAAGGGGCCGCGTTCGATCCGTGCCAAGGCCTGCACCACGTCGCGCCTGCGCAC
Coding sequences within it:
- a CDS encoding outer membrane beta-barrel protein, which gives rise to MKRAITFALLGSCGFAAPAHAQQSDATDGLGSVSTENSFGRDRNIAVLERRRPDYTPEPIELGVLELMPRMAIGAGYDDNLYAQENDRIGDGYLRIRPRVSLVRPSPNLKLSLDGELDLLRYASRTSENATQYSVNAGALYTISRSNTLNIMLRNGRYSQERVSPDSPTQADRPIRFTQSGGTATYTHVFNRLRVRGVLDVENRNFSDSVTPDGTPIDQDFRDHTTYTGSAVGEYALSPSIALFVAGSYNKRDYRERIGPVAARDSTGFDLAAGASFEIGRKARGALRLGYLHQDYRPAEFEDVSGFLVRGELAYFLTPLVTITGTVDRGIRETGVNGATGYLATNMTLRADYELLRNLILSAGGELEKRDFNNIDRRDDRWSWRGSASYLVSKRMALRVDVQRRTQSSWGATPGREFSDNRVSVGLTFSGL